ATCTGGCCCAGGGATTCGGTCAGGTGCGGCAGATGGTTCAGCGCGGCCCGCTGAAGAAAGTAGCTGGCAGGCTCCGAATCCAGCGAGATGCCAGAGCTGTTGGCCACATCGTCGATCAATCCCAATTCGCCGGCCACCAGCGCGGCGTGGCGGGCATTGCTTTGGGCACCGGTGACGGATTTGCTCCCGACGCCGGCAACCAGGGTGCGCCATTCGCCGGCCAGCGCGTCCAGCCTGGCGGACAGCTCCCGATCCTGCAGTCCGGCAGCGGCAGCCTGGGCCCGCACGATCGCGGCTTCGACCTCGGACTGCTTGGCCTGGCGTGGCGTGTTCAAGGCGGCATCGCCGCCCAGGAAGGCCGCCGACAGGCCCCGGTGCTGCTGCGTGAGCTGCACCAGCTTGAGCAGTTCCTTGGCGGGGGCGATGCCCAGGTTTTCACGCTCCACCGTGCGCAGGGTGTCCCAGTTGAGATGCACCAAAAGGGTGGTGGGAATGGCGAACATGAAGAACGCCAGTGCGCCGATGAGCAAGAACTTGCGCGAAATCCGGAGGTTGTTGATCCAATGGGTCATAGGTCTTCACTGGCAACAGCGTCACCAGTTGTAAAAATTAAAACACCACGGATTTGATAGAAACATCCAATGCTGGGCCGTAGGAGAACGCCTTATTTCGCCGATTGCCAGCTAAATTTAGCGATTCCATCATTTTATTGATTCGACCGGACGCACACCGACAGCTGACGCACTAGGCGTACAGATACACAAAGATACCAAAAAATTTGACTTTTCACCAGATCGGTGCATTCGCAATGAGCGCACCGCCTTGGTGCCAGTCAGCGCACGGTGATGATGTCCCGGTGCATGGGGGCCAGCAGCGCCAGCAGCCGGCTTTGCTGGGTGAACGCAATGCCCTGTTCGTCCATGGCATCCTGAAGCAACTCAACCAGGACGTTGAAGTCGCGCTTTCGGATGGGCAAATCGGCATGCGCCGACTTCATGTCGGCCCCTTCGTAGCGGCATGGGCCGCCGGAGAGCACGCAGATCTGGTCCGTCAGACTGTCCTTGAGCGCCTGGGGCTTGGTCTCCTTGAACAGAGGGCCGATGCGCTCGTCCTTGAATGCCCGGTCCACCAGGCCATTCATGATGCGGGCGATGCCGGGCTTGCCGCCCAGCGCGTCGTAGAGACCTTCCGGCGCGGCAGTGGCCGGCACCGCAGCAGACGCCGCGGCCCCGGGTGGCGTGGCACCAGCGGCAGGCTGCTGCGCCGCAGCGGGCACGGCCGTGGCGAGGGCTGCGGCCAGCGCGAACACAAGGGCGGCGGCGCGCGGCGCGCGGCATGGCGGCACCGCGAATCGGGGGGTGGCAGGGATGGGCATGGGGCCTCCTCTCGTCTTTCGGCCAGCGGCTCAGTACGCGGCCTGCACCGACAGGTACAAGCCGTTTTGCCGGCGGTAGCCCGTCACGCCCGGCACGATGAGGCCGAGGTTGACGTAGGCCAGGGTGATCGACATGTGCTTGTTGGGCGCCCAGGCGATGAACAGGTCGCGCCAGTCGTCCTCGCGCAGCGCGGCGCCCAGGCCCGCCGAGGCGCCGATCGCCTGCAGGTTGTTGGGCTTGAAGCGGTATTCGGCGCCGATCGCCAGGTCACGGCGCAGCAGGTAGGCCACGGAAAATTCGGGCTGCAGGCTGCGGCGGCTGCGTCCCGGGGCCGAGCCGCCGAAGCCCAGCAGGCCGTTCTGGTTGGCGTTGGTGGAGCGCAGCGTGGCGCTCAGCACCAGGTTGCGGTCCAGCAGCAGCTTGGTGGCGGTCACGTAGACATCGGTGCCGCTCGTGTCGGCCCCCAGGAACTCGATGACCCTGCTGGCCGAAGCGGGGTGCAGCCGCTTGTGCTCCACGCCCACCGCCACCTGCGGCATGGCGCTGTCGGCCTCGAGCACCGCATCGCCGAGCAGACGGACCTTGACCCCGATGATGTCCATCTTGAGGTGCAGATCGGGCTCGACGCCGAATGCCGCGATGCCGTTCAGCGCGACGGCGGGGGCGGCATCGAAATCCTGCTTCGCCACCGACACCTCCACCCGCTCGTTCCAGCCCATCGCCGCGCCGTAGCTCGTGAGGCCGTAATCGCGCGTGCGGGTGCGGGTGGTGAAGGCGCTCATGCCGACCTCGCCCTCGGTGGCATTCGAGCCCACCACCGCCCAGGGGGTGAGCCCGCCGCCGGCCGAGCCGGAGATGCTGCTCACGCCGCCCGTCAGCAGCAGCTTGCCGGTTTCAGCCCGCGCGGTGCCGGCGGCGGCCAGCAGTGCGCAAAGTCCGGTGGTGCAGGCCACCGTGGAGATCCAGTGAATGGGGTGCATGGGGGTTCGTCCGCAAAGGAGCGCCAACCTGCGCTGTAGCAGAGTGTTACCCAAATCGACGACCGACGAAACCCCCATTCCGCAAAGCAGAATATGAGGCCGTTTCGCTACAGCATGCGTTCGATCAGCGCGCCCGTGAACAGCACCGGACCCGTCGGCCCCTTGTCGCCCGGCACGCCGCCCTGCGGCTCCAGGCTGATGGCCAGCGTGGGCACGTTCTTCACCGCGCTCTCCGGCGTGGCCAGCGTGAGCAGCGCCTGCGGCCCCAGCACGCCGAGCGAGCGCGGGCCGCTGCCGGGTGGCAGCGCCCACAGCTGCAGCGAATGGTCGCTGCCTTCCTGGAAACCGCCCACGCGCTGCAGCACCAGCGCGTTCTTTTGCGCATCGAATGTGACGAGCATGGACGGCGCGGCCTTCGCATCGGCCAGCACTGCCACGTAGCGCACCTGCGGCGTGGCGGCCAGTTGCTGGCGCAGTTGGGCGATCTGCGCCCCGCTGTCCCGCTGGAGCCGCTGGTGCGTCTGCAGCCCGACGACCACGGCAGCCACCGTGGCCAGCGCGCCCAGCGCCGCAGCGCCGCGCCACAGACGCACGCTGCGCAGCCACCCGCCAGGGCCTGCACGGTGGCCGTCGCCCTCGGCCCGCGCCGGGACGGCCCCCTGCCGCGCCGCGCGCATGGCCTCGCGTTCCTTTTCGGCCTGCACCAGGTTGTGGATGCGCAGCCACACTTCGGGCGGCGGGGCCTGCTCGGCCTGCAGCTCGGTCAGGCCGGACCAGCGCGATTGCCACACCAGCGCCGCCGCCCGCACGCCGGCATGCTCGCGCGCCAGGGTCTCGAAGCGGCGCCGCGCACCGCCGCGCAGCGTGCCCAGCGCATAGGCGGCCGCCAGGCGGTCCAGCAGTTCAGGGGATTGCGAAAGATTCATGGCAGCACCTCACGCGTAGCGCGACAGGCAGTCGCGCAACTGGCCCAGCCCCCGGCGGATCCACGTCTTGACCGTGCCCAGCGGCAGCTTCAACTGCTCGGCCAGCTCGCCGTGGCTCAGGTCGCGCAGGTACGCCAGGCTGACCACTTCGCGATGGCGGTGCTCCAGGCGGCCCAGGCATTGGTGCAGCGCGGTCGCCTGCTCGCTGGCCTGCGCGATGTCCGCCGGCGAGGGCTGGTCCGCCTGCAGTGTCTGCGCCAGTTCGTCATCGAACTCCTGCGTGAGCTGCGCCCGGTCGGCCGTGCGCCGGCGCAGAAAGTCCAGCGCCCGGCTGCGCACGATCAGGCCCATCCACGCCATCGGCGGGCTCAGGGTTTCGCGGTAGCTGCCGGCCACGCGCCAGATGGTGAGGTAGGCCTCCTGCAGCACGTCCTCGGCCCACTCGCGGTTGCGCAGCACGCGCAGGGCCACGCCGAACAGGCGCGACGACGTGTGGTCGTACAAGCGCTTGAGGGCGGCATCGTCGCGTCCCGCGACCTGGTCAATGAGGGCCATCAGTTGGGTGTCCGTGAGGGAGGTGCTCATGCACGCATTGTGTGAGAAAAAGTGCGGTCTCAGCCATGCAGCGGGATACGGTGGGTGTGGGTTGGCGGATACAAAGCCCTCCTTCGGACAAGGACTCTGAATCCGATCGGCCACGGCCGGCGTATGAAGGACACCTGCGGCACGCAGCCCTCTTTCCCGACCCACCAGGAGACAGCATGCGAGACAACCGATCCAAGGCCCTTCCCCTCGGCGACCTGCGTTCCATGAAGCGCCGCGCCACCTTCGCTGCCGGCGCGCTGCTGCTGGCCGCCGGCGCGTTCTACGCCGGCAAGAGCGCGGTGGCGCACGAACTGCCGGCCGCGGGCGCGGCCGTGCAGGCGGTGACCGGCTGATCGCCCGGCGCCTGCCGGGGCCGACTCACTAGCGACGGACCAAAGGCCCGCCCTCGCTGACGTCGCCGGCCTCTTCCATGGCCACCTGGGCGACGGCTTCTTTCGCCTGGGCGGCGCGGTTGCGCTTTTTCAGATGGGCGTCGCGCATCAGCAGATACTTGTCCAGGGCCACCTGGTCCACCCATTCGCTGGCCCCAGATAGTTGGCGCGCTGGCTGACCACCTGGACGGCAGTCAGGCTGTTCTTCACAGAGACGCTGGAGATCTGGTTCTTCGGGTTGCCCAGGCCATCGACCTGCGATGCGAACACGTCCCTCGCATTGGACGGGCCGAAGAGCGGCATCACCAGATACGGCCCCGTGCCCACGCCCCAGGTGTCCAGGGTCAGGCCGAAGTCTTCCTTGCGGTGCGGCATGCCCCAGCCGCTGGCCACGTCCACCAGGCCGAGGACGCCCACCGTGGTGTTCGTGCCGAAGCGCGCGAGGGTCGTCATGCCCTCGCCCAACCGCCCCTGCAGCATCAGGTTGACCGACGACCACGGGTTCTGCCAATTGGAAAAGAAGTTGTTCACGCCCGTTTGGGCCACGTCGGGAACCACGGTTTTGTAGGCCTTGGCGGCCGGCTGCAGGACGACCTTGTCCACGCCTTCGTTAAAGGAAAAGATCTTGCGGTTGACGGGCTCCAGCGGATCCGGCTGCGCCAGGGAGGCGCATCCGGTACTGAGAACCGCCAAGGCGCAGACGGCATACCGGGCATTCGGCATGCGGCGATTCCAGGGCGCTGAGAGATGCAGGCGAGAGGGCATTCGTACCTCCGGTGACAGTGGGTGATGGAGACTTGAGGGATGGAGTGCATCGCATCCCATGGGCCGCCATCGTCACCGCGCCCGCATTGCTGAATCCTTACTGGCCGGGGCCGGGCGCCGATGCGTGCGTCACGCGCACTTCCAGCCCCACCGCGCCGTTGCGCGCTTCGATGGTCCAGCCATGGGCGGCGACGATCTCCTGGCAGATCGACAGGCCCAGCCCGGCCCCTTCGTCGCGCCGGGACGCACCCCGCCAAAAGCGCTCGAAGAGTTTGCCCAGGTGCTCCGGCGCCACCCCCGGCCCTTCGTCGGACACCACGACCCCCCGGCCATGCACCTGCAGCCGCACCACGCGATGCGGTGGGCTGTGCTGGATGGCGTTCTCCAGCAGATTTTTGAGCAGGGTGAAGAGCGCGCCCCGGTCGGCGTCCCAGAGTCCCACGCCCTCGTCGAAGAACAGCGCGATCTGCACCTGGCTGCGCTCGGCCACGCGGTCCATGAAATCGCTGGCTTCCAGGATCGCGGAGCGCGGGTCGCACCGCTCGATCCGGTAGTTGCGCTGCTCGCTGGCCTCGGCCAGGTGGAGCAGCTGCTGCACCTGGCGCGCCATGCGGTCGATGTCCTGGAGCAGGTAGCGGCTGTGCTCGCTGCCACTGCCCTTGCCACCGCCTTGGCCGCCCAGTTCCACCTGCGCGCGGATCAGCGACAGCGGGGTCTTCAATTCATGCGCGGCGTTCGCCAGGAACTCCTGCTGCGTCTGAAACCCCAGTTGCACGCGTTCCAGCGCCCGGTTGAAGGCATCGACCAGCGGCACCAGTTCGCTGGGCAGATCCCCCAGCGCCAGCCGGTCGCCCAGGGACTGCGGCGTGATGCGCTGCGCCTGCAGCGATGCGATGCGCAGCGGCTCGAGCACCCGGCGCAGCGTCAAGTGCATGGCGATCACGAAAGTCACGAGGAACGTGAGGCAGGTGGCCACGATGCCCTTGCGCAACGCCGGCAACCCGATGCTGTGCTGCAGCAGCAAAACGATGCGGTCGCTGATGGCGAACTGCACGTACCACAGCCGGTCGGGCCGCTGCAGGGGCACCGTGGCGGCATGCATCGCCACGCCGTCGCGCTGCAGCACGAAGCCCTTTCGCTGCGGATCGAACCCCAGGCCCTCGGGCGCCAGCGGGAATCTTTTCCCGTCGGTGGTGTAGAACACCTCGCCGTGCGGATCGACGATGCGCAGCACCACCTCTTCGCTCAGGCTGGCGAAAGGCCATTCGTCGATGCGGGACCGGTCCAGGCCCACGGGCAGTCCCGCGCCGTCGAAGCGGATGATCCTGGCGACCGACTCGGCCCGCTCGATCACGCTGTGCTGCAGCATGTACCGCTCCAGCGGTTCGAGCAGCACCATGACGACGGCCATGACCAGCCCGCCGCTCAGCAGCATGCCGGCCACGTACAGCAGCAGCAGGCGCCCGCGAAAGCTACGGGGCCAGTGGCTTTTCGCGGACGGCATATCCATGGGTCCTGATGTTGGCGATCTGAACGCTCGATCCCACCGCGACGAGCTTGCGCCGCAGCCGGTGCAGCGCCACGTCCAGCGCGTTCGGCGTGACGGCCTCGGCGATGCCCCAGGCGGCGGCCTCCAGCTCCGAGCGGCGCACCACCTGGCCGGTCTTGCGCAGCAGGCACAGCATGATCTGCACCTCGGTGAGCGGCAGCGCCACGGTCTCCCCGCCGCACACCAGACACCCCCGGCCCGCATCCAGGCGCAGGTCGCCGTACACCGGGTCCAGCGCCTTCAGGTGGGAGGGTCGCCGCAGCAGCGCCCGCACCCTGGCGATCAGCTCCTCCATGGGAAACGGCTTGGTCAGGTAGTCGTCCGCGCCGGATTCGAGGCCGTCGACCCGGTCGTGCAGCGCGTCCCTGGCCGTCAGCATCAGGCAGGGCACGGCCTGGTCGCGCGCGCGCAGCCGCCGCACCAGCTGCAGGCCGTCGCCGTCCGGCAACCCCCGATCGATCACCAAGGCGCCGTAGGGAATGTCGCGCAGTGCGAGCCAGGCCGATTCGATGTCGGAAAAGGCATCCACGGCAATGCCGGCCCCCGCCATGGCCTGGCGGATGAGATCGGCCAGCCGTTCGTGGTCTTCTACCAGTGCGATGCGGTTCATCCTCGGGTCCATCCAAAAATACCTGGCGGCCTGCGCGCGGCGCAGGCCCCGAAAATCAGCGGGCCGTCAGCGACAGCAGCCGGTCCACCAGGGGGCCGATGCTGCTGCCATCGCCGGACACCCGCCCCTGCACGAGGTCGAGCCGCAGGCCTTCGATGGCATACCGGCACACCCTGTGTGTGGCGAGGTCCACCGAATCCGTGGCGCACATCTCCTCGACGAAATCCGACCAGATCGCCGGATACTGCGGATCGCCGAGCACGGCGGCCACCGCCCGGCGCTGGTAGCTGCGCAGGGCCGCCAGGCTCGCCCCCATGGCGCGCAGGTAGGCCCGCAGATGCCGCGCCGGGCCGCAGGGCTCGGCGGCCAGGGCGTCGTCCAGGAAGCGGCGAAAGTCTGCCACGTAGTCGTCGAAGACCTCCTCGGAAAAGCCCTTCGGCCCGCCGCGCCAGCCCCGACGCGCGCACGCCCGGCCAGGGGATCGCCCCCAGGGCAGGCCGCTGCCCGGCCCGAAGGCCGCCCCGCCCGTCAAGGGGCCGCCTGGAATGCGCGCAGCGCCACGCATCTCAGAACCGGTGGATGTAGCCGACGGTGGCGCGCGACATGCTCGAGCGCCCCACGATGGGACTGTTCTTGATCTCGTCGGGCAGGCTCGTCGCGCTGACGTCGAGGAACACCATCTGCCGGGGCCGGATCGCGTAGTCCAGCCGCAGCCCCAGCTCCATCGTGGTGGCCGCCTTGCCGGTGTACTGCGCACGGCCGGGCTGCGCCTCGTTGGGCCGCACGCCGAAGTAGTAGTCCACGTATTTTTCGTCGAGCCACTGCGCCTGCACCCGGGGCGTCAGCCCGAAGCTGCCGAAGCCGAACCGCCGGTCCACCTGCAGCTGCAGTTTCTGGCCCTTGCTTTTGCTGGACAGGTCGGACAGCCACTCGCCCGAAACGCGGGCAAAGCCGGTGTTCCAGGTGACGGCCGCGCCGCCCCAGACACTGCCATCGCGGTCGGCCATGCCGGCGAGCCGGGGCGAATCGCCGGCCTCGTAACCGCCATCCTCGTACTTGAGGCGCCCCGTCAGGCCAATGCTGCTCTGCGGGCCGAACTCCTTTTGCAGCAGCTTGACGTCGGCCGTGGCGCCGCTGACGCGAAGCCAGCGGCTCTCGTAGAACAGCAGCGGCACGGCGATGTTCTTGCTCTCCGCCCCCGCGTAGGGGCGCCGCACGGCCGAGGCACCGATGCCGATGCCCCAGCTGGACGCAGCGTCCGGCGCACCGGCGGCGGATGCGGCCTCGGTGCGCCGCTCCTGCGCGGCGGCTTGCGTCGCGGCCAGGAGGCACAGGGTGGCGGTGGCGGCGCCCAGGCAGGCGCGCGGGCATTTCTTGAGGGGCGTGAGGGAGAGGGTCATGGGCGGGAACAGGGTTGCTGGAAAACCGATGTTCGGCGCTCCCGCATTACCGGCGACTTACTGGGCGCCCTTCCCGCCGCGAACACGCCGGTGTGCCGGCACAAAACCAGAGAGGCCGGCGAGCGCCCGCCGGCGCAGGGGGCATACAGCTATATTTTTTATAGCAATACGCCCTAGTAAAAAATGCGCTGGAGCCCTTTTTCGCTCCAAACGCCCCTGGGGAGCCCTACCGGCAGGCAGCGGCCCGCCGCACCTCACGCCGGATAGGTGCCCGGCAGCAGGATCGAGCGGTCCACGCGGTGGATGTCCGTGTGGCCGCAAAAGGCCATGGTCACGTCCAGTTCCTTCTGGATGATCTGCAGCGCGCGGGTCACCCCGGCCTCGCCGAACGCGCCCAGCCCGTACAGGAAGCTGCGACCGATGAGCGTGCCGCGCGCGCCCAGCGCCCAGGCTTTCAGCACGTCCTGCCCGCCGCGGATGCCGCCGTCCATCCACACCTCGATCTCCTGGCCCACCGCCTCGACGATGGCCGGCAGCGCGTGGATCGACGAGGGCGCGCCGTCGAGCTGGCGGCCGCCGTGGTTGCTGACGATCAGCGCATCGGCGCCGCTGGCCACGGCCAGGCGGGCGTCCTCGGCGTCCATGATCCCTTTGAGGATCAGCTTGCCGCCCCAGCGCTTCTTGATCCACTCCACGTCGCGCCAGTTGAGCTGCGGATCGAACTGCTCGGCCGTCCACGACGACAGCGACGACAGATCGCCCACGCCCTTGGCATGGCCCACGATGTTGCCGAAGCTGCGCCGCTGCGTGCCCAGCATGCCCAGGCACCAGCGCGGCTTGGTCGCCAGGTTGAGCAGGTTCGCCACCGTGGGCTTGGGCGGCGTGGACAGGCCGTTTTTGATGTCCTTGTGCCGCTGGCCGAGGATCTGCAGGTCCAGCGTGAGCTGCAGCGCCGACACGCCCGCCGCCTTGGCGCGGTCGATCAGGCGCTCGATGAAATCGCGGTCGCGCATCACGTAAACCTGAAACCAGAAACCCGGCCCGGCGTGCGTGGAGACGTCCTCCAGCGAGCAGATGCTCATGGTGGACAGCGTGAACGGCACGCCGAACGCCTTGGCCGCGCGCGCGCCCAGGATCTCGCCGTCGGCATGCTGCATGCCCGTGAGCCCCGTGGGCGCGATCGCCACGGGCATGGCCGTCTCCTGCCCCACCATCCGCGTGCGCGTGGTGCGGCCTTCCATGTTGACCGCCACGCGCTGGCGCAGCTTGATGCGCTGGAAGTCTTCGCTGTTGGCGCGGTAGGTGCTTTCGGTGTAGGAGCCCGAATCGGCGTAGTCGTAGAACATGCGCGGCACGCGGCGCTTGGCGACCACGCGCAGGTCTTCGATGCAGGTGATTTTGGACAGGTCGGCCAAGGGAAACGCTCCTGGGTGTTTTTATGGAATGGGGAAGGGCCTCGCCCCTCCACGGCGAAGGGAAAGCGCGGCACACGGGCATCGTAGCGGCGCCCCCGCCGGACGGGTGCTGAAGACTTTTCCCCGGCCCCTGAGATTTTTTGACGGCCAGACGCGCGGGCCCTGCCCGGCCCCTGCCGCGCCGGGCGGCCTACCGGCGTGCCAGCGCCACGCCCAGGATGGCGACGACGAAGCCCACGATCTGCAGGCCGGTGAGCGTCTCGCCGAAGATCCACCACGCCTGCAGCGCCGACAGCGGCGGCACGGCCAGCACCAGCGCCGCGGTGCGCGTGGCCTCGCCGTGGCGCATGAGCCAGATCAGCAGCGTTGCGCCGCCGATGGACAGCACCAGCACGGCATAGGCCAGGTAGCCCCACAGCAGCGGCGAGCCGTCCCAGCGCGGCTCGCCGAAGACCAGCGCCATGAACACCAGCACCGTGACGGCCCCCACGTTCTGCACCGCGCTGGCACTGCGCAGGTCGCCAGCGGCCAGCGGCGACTTCTGCACCATCGATCCCACCGTGAGCGCCAGGATGCTCCCGGCCGCCGCGAGCAGCACCGGCAGCGTCAGCCCGGCCGCCCCGGCACTGACCGCCAGCCGCGGCCACAGCACCATCGCCACGCCGCTGAAGCCCAGCGCGAGGCCCGCCCAGGTGGCCGCCCGCAGGCGCCCACCCAGCAAGGTGACCGCTATGAGCGCGGTGAATAGCGGCTGCAGCGCACCGATCAGCGCCATCACGCCCGAGGGCAGGCCCTGCGCCATGGCCCACCAGCTCGGCCCCACATAAAGGCCGCTCATGAGCGCCCCGGCCACCAGGTGCAGCGCGATGCGGCGCGGCCCGCGCGGCCACGGCACGCGCGCCCACAGGGCGGCCGCGCCGAAGAGCACGGCCACGCCGATGAAGCGCACGGCCAGGAACCAGAACGGATCGGCGTGCGCCG
This region of Acidovorax sp. GBBC 1281 genomic DNA includes:
- a CDS encoding RNA polymerase sigma factor; translation: MSTSLTDTQLMALIDQVAGRDDAALKRLYDHTSSRLFGVALRVLRNREWAEDVLQEAYLTIWRVAGSYRETLSPPMAWMGLIVRSRALDFLRRRTADRAQLTQEFDDELAQTLQADQPSPADIAQASEQATALHQCLGRLEHRHREVVSLAYLRDLSHGELAEQLKLPLGTVKTWIRRGLGQLRDCLSRYA
- a CDS encoding response regulator transcription factor — its product is MNRIALVEDHERLADLIRQAMAGAGIAVDAFSDIESAWLALRDIPYGALVIDRGLPDGDGLQLVRRLRARDQAVPCLMLTARDALHDRVDGLESGADDYLTKPFPMEELIARVRALLRRPSHLKALDPVYGDLRLDAGRGCLVCGGETVALPLTEVQIMLCLLRKTGQVVRRSELEAAAWGIAEAVTPNALDVALHRLRRKLVAVGSSVQIANIRTHGYAVREKPLAP
- a CDS encoding group I truncated hemoglobin encodes the protein MPIPATPRFAVPPCRAPRAAALVFALAAALATAVPAAAQQPAAGATPPGAAASAAVPATAAPEGLYDALGGKPGIARIMNGLVDRAFKDERIGPLFKETKPQALKDSLTDQICVLSGGPCRYEGADMKSAHADLPIRKRDFNVLVELLQDAMDEQGIAFTQQSRLLALLAPMHRDIITVR
- a CDS encoding alpha-hydroxy acid oxidase; amino-acid sequence: MADLSKITCIEDLRVVAKRRVPRMFYDYADSGSYTESTYRANSEDFQRIKLRQRVAVNMEGRTTRTRMVGQETAMPVAIAPTGLTGMQHADGEILGARAAKAFGVPFTLSTMSICSLEDVSTHAGPGFWFQVYVMRDRDFIERLIDRAKAAGVSALQLTLDLQILGQRHKDIKNGLSTPPKPTVANLLNLATKPRWCLGMLGTQRRSFGNIVGHAKGVGDLSSLSSWTAEQFDPQLNWRDVEWIKKRWGGKLILKGIMDAEDARLAVASGADALIVSNHGGRQLDGAPSSIHALPAIVEAVGQEIEVWMDGGIRGGQDVLKAWALGARGTLIGRSFLYGLGAFGEAGVTRALQIIQKELDVTMAFCGHTDIHRVDRSILLPGTYPA
- a CDS encoding anti-sigma factor, with the translated sequence MNLSQSPELLDRLAAAYALGTLRGGARRRFETLAREHAGVRAAALVWQSRWSGLTELQAEQAPPPEVWLRIHNLVQAEKEREAMRAARQGAVPARAEGDGHRAGPGGWLRSVRLWRGAAALGALATVAAVVVGLQTHQRLQRDSGAQIAQLRQQLAATPQVRYVAVLADAKAAPSMLVTFDAQKNALVLQRVGGFQEGSDHSLQLWALPPGSGPRSLGVLGPQALLTLATPESAVKNVPTLAISLEPQGGVPGDKGPTGPVLFTGALIERML
- a CDS encoding MipA/OmpV family protein, which translates into the protein MTLSLTPLKKCPRACLGAATATLCLLAATQAAAQERRTEAASAAGAPDAASSWGIGIGASAVRRPYAGAESKNIAVPLLFYESRWLRVSGATADVKLLQKEFGPQSSIGLTGRLKYEDGGYEAGDSPRLAGMADRDGSVWGGAAVTWNTGFARVSGEWLSDLSSKSKGQKLQLQVDRRFGFGSFGLTPRVQAQWLDEKYVDYYFGVRPNEAQPGRAQYTGKAATTMELGLRLDYAIRPRQMVFLDVSATSLPDEIKNSPIVGRSSMSRATVGYIHRF
- a CDS encoding DMT family transporter, with translation MTAIAPLLFVVIWSTGFLVGRGVSAHADPFWFLAVRFIGVAVLFGAAALWARVPWPRGPRRIALHLVAGALMSGLYVGPSWWAMAQGLPSGVMALIGALQPLFTALIAVTLLGGRLRAATWAGLALGFSGVAMVLWPRLAVSAGAAGLTLPVLLAAAGSILALTVGSMVQKSPLAAGDLRSASAVQNVGAVTVLVFMALVFGEPRWDGSPLLWGYLAYAVLVLSIGGATLLIWLMRHGEATRTAALVLAVPPLSALQAWWIFGETLTGLQIVGFVVAILGVALARR
- a CDS encoding sensor histidine kinase, with product MPSAKSHWPRSFRGRLLLLYVAGMLLSGGLVMAVVMVLLEPLERYMLQHSVIERAESVARIIRFDGAGLPVGLDRSRIDEWPFASLSEEVVLRIVDPHGEVFYTTDGKRFPLAPEGLGFDPQRKGFVLQRDGVAMHAATVPLQRPDRLWYVQFAISDRIVLLLQHSIGLPALRKGIVATCLTFLVTFVIAMHLTLRRVLEPLRIASLQAQRITPQSLGDRLALGDLPSELVPLVDAFNRALERVQLGFQTQQEFLANAAHELKTPLSLIRAQVELGGQGGGKGSGSEHSRYLLQDIDRMARQVQQLLHLAEASEQRNYRIERCDPRSAILEASDFMDRVAERSQVQIALFFDEGVGLWDADRGALFTLLKNLLENAIQHSPPHRVVRLQVHGRGVVVSDEGPGVAPEHLGKLFERFWRGASRRDEGAGLGLSICQEIVAAHGWTIEARNGAVGLEVRVTHASAPGPGQ
- a CDS encoding MlaA family lipoprotein, which produces MPNARYAVCALAVLSTGCASLAQPDPLEPVNRKIFSFNEGVDKVVLQPAAKAYKTVVPDVAQTGVNNFFSNWQNPWSSVNLMLQGRLGEGMTTLARFGTNTTVGVLGLVDVASGWGMPHRKEDFGLTLDTWGVGTGPYLVMPLFGPSNARDVFASQVDGLGNPKNQISSVSVKNSLTAVQVVSQRANYLGPANGWTRWPWTSIC
- a CDS encoding DUF3034 family protein translates to MHPIHWISTVACTTGLCALLAAAGTARAETGKLLLTGGVSSISGSAGGGLTPWAVVGSNATEGEVGMSAFTTRTRTRDYGLTSYGAAMGWNERVEVSVAKQDFDAAPAVALNGIAAFGVEPDLHLKMDIIGVKVRLLGDAVLEADSAMPQVAVGVEHKRLHPASASRVIEFLGADTSGTDVYVTATKLLLDRNLVLSATLRSTNANQNGLLGFGGSAPGRSRRSLQPEFSVAYLLRRDLAIGAEYRFKPNNLQAIGASAGLGAALREDDWRDLFIAWAPNKHMSITLAYVNLGLIVPGVTGYRRQNGLYLSVQAAY